A window of Solanum stenotomum isolate F172 chromosome 3, ASM1918654v1, whole genome shotgun sequence contains these coding sequences:
- the LOC125860022 gene encoding probable CCR4-associated factor 1 homolog 7 translates to MSILPKTDSIHIREVWFDNLEEEFALMREIVDDFPFVAMDTEFPGVVIRPVGNFKNSNDYHYQTLKDNVDMLKLIQLGLTFSDENGNLPKCGTDKYCIWQFNFREFNPNEDVFANDSIELLRQSGIDFKMNNEKGVDAKHFAELLMSSGIVLNDSVSWVTFHSGYDFGYLLKLLTCQDLPETQAGFFTLINVYFPVIFDIKHLMKFCNSLHGGLNKLAELLEVERVGICHQAGSDSLLTACTFRKLKENFFSGSLDKYAGVLYGLGVENGQSTH, encoded by the coding sequence ATGTCGATTTTGCCAAAAACTGATTCAATCCACATTCGAGAGGTTTGGTTTGACAATCTGGAGGAAGAATTCGCGTTAATGCGCGAAATCGTCGATGATTTTCCGTTTGTTGCCATGGATACAGAGTTTCCCGGAGTGGTAATCCGGCCGGTTGGGAATTTTAAGAACAGCAACGATTACCATTACCAAACGCTCAAGGATAACGTGGATATGTTGAAGTTGATTCAGTTAGGGCTGACCTTTTCGGATGAGAATGGCAACTTGCCTAAGTGTGGAACCGACAAGTACTGTATTTGGCAATTCAATTTCCGTGAATTCAACCCTAACGAGGATGTTTTCGCTAATGATTCAATTGAGTTGTTGCGCCAAAGCGGCATTGATTTCAAGATGAACAATGAAAAAGGTGTTGATGCCAAGCACTTTGCAGAGCTTTTGATGTCATCAGGGATTGTGCTGAATGATAGTGTTTCTTGGGTTACTTTTCATAGTGGGTATGATTTTGGATACCTCTTGAAGCTTTTGACTTGCCAGGATTTGCCTGAAACACAAGCAGGTTTCTTTACCTTGATCAATGTGTACTTTCCTGTCATTTTCGACATCAAGCACTTGATGAAGTTCTGCAACAGCCTTCATGGTGGATTGAACAAGCTTGCGGAGCTGTTGGAGGTTGAGAGGGTTGGTATTTGTCATCAGGCGGGTTCAGATAGCTTGCTCACTGCTTGTACatttagaaagttgaaagaaaacTTCTTTAGCGGTTCACTGGACAAGTATGCCGGTGTCTTGTATGGTCTAGGTGTTGAAAATGGGCAGAGTACccattga
- the LOC125860018 gene encoding stromal cell-derived factor 2-like protein yields the protein MPKPKKPTTTIKYHRRLESRNCLKFHLRIGTSSELHRASAKSFIVAPSGLQQHQTLTRRKSAPPSTLNQAGAPGSKRIVLKESSSESDLDLPFWQRTWFIVLLLLMAISFFGLALFLFLTLDSDYTSTPVSAASEGVQITYGSAIKLMHEKTKFRLHSHDVPYGSGSGQQSVTGFPGVDDANSYWAVRSTDSSKQGDPIKSGSIIRLQHIKTRRWLHSHLHASPISGNMEVSCFGDDKESDTGDYWRLEIEGSGKTWRQDQRIRLQHIDTGGYLHSHDKKYTRIAGGQQEVCGVKEKRPDNVWLAAEGVYFPVTESK from the exons ATGCCCAAGCCAAAAAAGCCCACAACGACCATCAAATATCATCGGAGATTGGAAAGTagaaattgtttgaaatttcaCCTCCGAATCGGAACATCGTCGGAGCTCCACCGGGCATCCGCAAAGAGCTTCATCGTGGCTCCCTCAGGCTTACAACAACATCAAACTCTCACTAGAAGGAAATCAGCACCGCCGTCGACATTGAATCAAGCCGGTGCACCGGGCTCGAAGCGAATAGTGCTGAAAGAATCCTCATCAGAATCGGACCTTGATCTTCCATTTTGGCAAAGAACCTGGTTCATTGTGCTCTTACTTCTCATGGCGATTTCCTTCTTCGGCCTCgccctctttctttttctcacCCTTGACTCTGATTACACATCCACACCTGTCTCCGCTGCTTCCGAAGGCGTCCAG ATTACATATGGATCCGCGATTAAGTTGATGCATGAGAAGACAAAGTTTCGGTTGCATTCCCATGATGTACCATATGGTTCTGGCAGTGGGCAGCAATCAGTCACTGGATTTCCCGGCGTAGATGATGCTAACAGCTACTGG GCGGTTAGGAGCACCGACTCGTCCAAGCAAGGTGATCCTATTAAGAGTGGAAGCATCATCAGGCTGCAACATATAAAGACCAGAAGATGGTTGCATAGCCATTTGCATGCATCTCCCATATCAGGAAATATGGAG GTCAGCTGCTTCGGTGACGACAAGGAATCTGATACCGGGGACTATTGGAG ACTTGAAATTGAGGGCAGTGGGAAAACTTGGAGGCAAGACCAAAGAATCAGGCTTCAACATATCGACACTGGTGGTTATCTCCACAGTCATGACAAGAAATACACCCGAATTGCTGGAGGTCAGCAAGAG GTTTGCGGTGTTAAAGAAAAACGTCCAGATAATGTTTGGTTGGCAGCAGAGGGTGTCTACTTCCCAGTTACTGAAAGCAAGTAA